One Paraburkholderia sp. PREW-6R genomic region harbors:
- a CDS encoding DUF2254 domain-containing protein gives MARWQWILLQFVRKLWVRATLIGALGVLAAVAAAVAERYLPWQFSGNIGADAVESILSIMASSMLAVTTFSLNIMTSAYGSATNTVTPRATILLIQDSVTQNALSTFVGSFLFSMVALVVLKVGAYGPQGRSVLFVMTIIVIALVVIALLRWINHLTLLGRVGETTDRVEEATRSAIEDRLDEPFLGGRELGDPSTQIPDGCEPLHAGATGYVQYVDMATIQAEGERTGREIYVLAIPGMFVYPNSVVAWLGAPEQEADGTAKEASKRIRSAIRTGVRRNYDQDPRFGVVVLSEVAIRALSPAVNDPGTAIDVIGRQARLLSLWAEGPRLKKGTPPRFSRVHVVAISSHDLFDDAFRVIARDGAAMVEIQLRLQKTFRSLGQMGDKLFQEAARHQSGLALTRALDAMTLEDDRILVRSVVERPTSTLRRTGN, from the coding sequence TTGGCACGCTGGCAATGGATTTTGTTGCAATTCGTGCGGAAATTGTGGGTCAGGGCGACTCTCATAGGCGCGCTCGGGGTGCTGGCAGCGGTCGCGGCGGCGGTTGCCGAGCGATATCTGCCCTGGCAATTTTCCGGCAACATTGGCGCGGACGCAGTCGAAAGCATCCTCTCGATTATGGCGTCGAGCATGCTGGCAGTCACCACGTTTTCGCTGAACATCATGACTTCCGCCTACGGGTCGGCCACCAATACCGTCACGCCGCGCGCGACCATTCTGCTGATTCAGGACAGCGTCACGCAGAACGCGCTGTCAACGTTCGTCGGCTCCTTTCTGTTCAGCATGGTTGCGCTAGTCGTGCTCAAGGTGGGCGCGTATGGGCCGCAGGGGCGTTCAGTGCTCTTCGTGATGACGATCATCGTGATCGCGCTCGTGGTCATCGCCCTGCTACGCTGGATCAATCACCTGACGCTGCTCGGCCGCGTCGGCGAGACGACTGACCGGGTCGAGGAGGCCACCCGTTCTGCTATCGAGGACCGGCTCGACGAACCGTTTCTTGGCGGCAGGGAGCTCGGTGATCCCTCCACCCAGATTCCCGATGGCTGCGAGCCACTTCATGCGGGTGCCACCGGCTATGTGCAATACGTGGATATGGCTACCATCCAGGCTGAGGGAGAGCGGACCGGCCGCGAGATTTACGTGCTTGCCATTCCAGGGATGTTCGTCTACCCGAATTCTGTCGTCGCGTGGCTCGGCGCGCCGGAGCAGGAAGCTGATGGAACGGCGAAAGAAGCGTCAAAAAGGATACGGAGTGCTATTCGTACCGGCGTGAGACGCAACTACGATCAGGACCCACGCTTCGGTGTGGTCGTGCTGAGCGAGGTCGCCATTCGCGCATTGTCGCCCGCCGTAAACGACCCCGGTACCGCGATCGACGTGATTGGACGGCAAGCCCGATTGCTCTCGCTCTGGGCGGAAGGCCCACGCCTGAAAAAGGGCACGCCGCCGCGCTTCAGTCGCGTTCATGTTGTCGCGATCTCTTCGCACGACCTGTTCGACGACGCATTCCGCGTTATCGCCCGCGATGGCGCCGCAATGGTCGAAATCCAGCTGCGGTTGCAGAAGACATTTCGCTCACTCGGACAAATGGGCGACAAGCTATTTCAGGAGGCCGCACGTCATCAGTCTGGGCTTGCACTGACACGGGCCTTGGATGCCATGACTCTCGAGGATGACAGGATACTGGTCAGGTCGGTTGTTGAACGTCCTACGTCGACGTTGAGGCGAACAGGTAATTAA